The region GTTACCGAAGGGGGATTGAAGCCAGCAGGCTTGACCCCATCGCGGGCGGACCCAACTTCCACACGTGATCGAGTTGAAACACCTTTCGATCAACGACTACGAACCGTGTGGGAGCCGGACTTGTCTGCAATGAACGTCTGACAGCTTACGAATACCGCAACGCGTGGGCCGGCTCGATCTTCGCCGCACGCCAAGCCGGGTACACCGTGGCCAAAAAGCTCAAGATGAAGCCCGCCGAGCAGATCAACAACACATCACCGCCCTGCAGTTGGGACGGCAAGTTGCTGACGAAGTACACATCGGAACTGAAAATGTGCTGACCACTGACGCGTTCCAGCCAGCCCACCATCTCACTGACATTCAAGGCTGCAATCACGCCAAGTACGCCACCGATCAAAGTACCAACGATGCCGATCACCGTGCCCTGGACCATGAAGATTGCCATGATCTGTCGCGGCGTGGCGCCAATGGTGCGCAGGATAGCGATATCTGCTCCCTTGTCGTTCACCACCATGATCAGGGTCGCGATGATGTTGAACGCCGCCACGGCAACGATCATCAACAGCAGCAGGCCGATCATGGTTTTTTCCATCTTCATGGCGCTGAACAGGCTGCCCTGAGTGTGAGTCCAGTCGTCAGCCTTGTAGTCGGCGCCCAAGCCTGAGGCGATGTCACTCGACACCTTCGGCGCGGCGTACAGATCTTTCACCGCCAACCGCACGCTTTGCACCTGATTCGGCTGCCAGTGCTGGATCTGCGCGGCATCGGCCATATGAATCAGCGCCATGGAGCCGTCCAGTTCAGCCCCCACCTTGAACACCCCAACCACGTTCAGTCGCTGCATGCGCGGGGTAATGCCACCGGGAGCGGTACTGATTTCCGGCACGATCAGGGTGATTTTGTCACCGACGTTCAAGCGGAAACGCCGCGCGGTGATT is a window of Pseudomonas sp. DC1.2 DNA encoding:
- a CDS encoding lipoprotein-releasing ABC transporter permease subunit is translated as MFRPLSIFIGMRYTRAKRRNRFVSFISMTSMIGLALGVLSMIVVLSVMNGFQREMSSRILGMVPHATIVGVNPINDWQPVAAAAMKNPQVTAAVPFTEMEGMLSYKGAMQPIQISGVDPAQEGKVSIVAQHIVQGRLDDLKPGEFGVVVGEITARRFRLNVGDKITLIVPEISTAPGGITPRMQRLNVVGVFKVGAELDGSMALIHMADAAQIQHWQPNQVQSVRLAVKDLYAAPKVSSDIASGLGADYKADDWTHTQGSLFSAMKMEKTMIGLLLLMIVAVAAFNIIATLIMVVNDKGADIAILRTIGATPRQIMAIFMVQGTVIGIVGTLIGGVLGVIAALNVSEMVGWLERVSGQHIFSSDVYFVSNLPSQLQGGDVLLICSAGFILSFLATVYPAWRAAKIEPAHALRYS